A genome region from Populus alba chromosome 5, ASM523922v2, whole genome shotgun sequence includes the following:
- the LOC118062135 gene encoding uncharacterized protein, which translates to MNLKRLVNRQVVNNLSRFNGRVRTRRNFSTITASIHSSNSSCDGVVPYNCSNSTPILSFNRYMHTIGETKLIGSSFNPKHNANDSEEEDETMNEFLSRFVWIMRGKLTEVYKDSDKETINGMLLVIVGEVVSEMEKGGLEQMLDVSVATLSQGFSRDLWKTVWEVSNAVLADMEKERKKEKMKGFLQCEEVQELCRFAAEIGIRGDMMRDFRFKWAREKMEESDFYEGLKRLREEVRAQEKAEEEGKNAVAMGKEAVIMDEEKPKVVTLPMRHGKINYKIYGLDLSNPKWAQVADRIHESEKLDWPEEPKPISGKCKIVTEKILALKEEDDPSPLLAQWAELQKPSRIDWFTLLDKLKEQNTRLYPKVEEVLLSEKSFQANIRDYSKIIDAHAKQNRIEDAERIVEKMNENGIQPDALTTNILVHMYSKAGNLDRAREALESLRRLGFRPDREIYNSMIMAYVNAGQPKLAELLMREMEARDIKPTMEIYMTLLRSFSQHGDVGGAGRIATTMQFAGFQPNLESCTLLVETFGQVGDPDQARNNFDYLIRLGHKPDDRCTAGMIAAYEKKNMLDKALKLLLELEKDGFEPGLATDTVLVDWLGKLQLVDEVEQLLGRIAEQGEAPPLKIQVSLCDMYARAGVERKALQALGVVEAKKEQLGLHDFERVVGGLIAGGFVQEAQRVHRLMEAQGFASEHLKVALTASQAFSRKRPSK; encoded by the exons ATGAATTTGAAGCGCTTGGTTAATAGGCAAGTAGTTAACAACCTATCGAGATTCAATGGAAGAGTGCGGACTCGAAGAAATTTCTCTACCATCACAGCCTCAATTCATTCCTCAAACAGCAGTTGTGATGGTGTGGTTCCTTATAATTGTAGTAACTCGACACCCATTTTGTCCTTTAATAGATACATGCACACTATTGGAGAAACAAAGTTGATTGGGTCGAGTTTTAATCCGAAACACAATGCTAATGATTCTGAGGAGGAGGATGAAACCATGAATGAGTTCTTGTCGCGATTTGTGTGGATAATGCGTGGGAAGTTAACTGAAGTGTATAAGGATAGTGATAAAGAGACGATTAATGGTATGCTTTTGGTTATTGTTGGAGAAGTTGTTTCAGAAATGGAAAAGGGTGGTCTTGAACAAATGCTTGACGTTTCGGTGGCTACGTTGTCGCAGGGTTTCAGTAGGGATTTGTGGAAGACAGTGTGGGAAGTGAGCAATGCAGTGCTGGCGGAtatggaaaaggaaaggaagaaggagaaaatgaAGGGTTTTTTGCAGTGTGAGGAGGTGCAGGAATTGTGTAGGTTTGCTGCTGAGATTGGAATCCGAGGGGACATGATGAGGGACTTTAGGTTCAAATGGGCGCGTGAGAAGATGGAAGAGAGTGACTTTTATGAGGGTTTGAAGCGTCTCAGAGAAGAAGTGAGAGCCCAGGAGAAAGCAGAAGAAGAGGGAAAGAATGCTGTGGCCATGGGTAAAGAGGCTGTGATCATGGATGAGGAGAAACCTAAGGTCGTTACTCTTCCTATGAGACATGGGAAGATAAATTACAAGATTTATGGACTTGATCTTTCCAATCCTAAGTGGGCTCAAGTTGCTGATAGAATCCATGAGTCAGAAAAGCTCGATTGGCCTGAGGAACCGAAGCCAATATCTGGGAAATGCAAAATTGTTACCGAGAAAATCCTTGCATTGAAAGAGGAGGATGACCCTTCTCCACTGTTAGCTCAATGGGCAGAGCTTCAAAAGCCTAGCAGGATTGATTGGTTCACTTTGTTGGATAAGTTGAAAGAACAGAATACTCGTTTATACCCTAAG GTAGAGGAAGTTTTGTTGAGCGAAAAATCCTTCCAAGCTAACATCCGCGACTACAGCAAGATTATTGATGCCCATGCTAAACAGAACCGCATAGAAGATGCTGAAAGAATTGTTGAGAAGATGAATGAAAATGGTATTCAACCAGATGCTTTGACCACTAATATTTTGGTACACATGTACAGCAAGGCAGGAAATCTTGACCGTGCTAGAGAAGCATTGGAAAGCTTGAGGAGACTTGGTTTCCGACCAGACAGAGAGATCTACAATTCGATGATTATGGCATATGTAAATGCTGGTCAACCTAAGCTGGCTGAATTATTAATGAGAGAGATGGAGGCAAGAGACATCAAGCCTACAATGGAGATCTACATGACTTTGCTTCGGTCATTTTCACAACATGGAGATGTTGGTGGAGCTGGACGAATTGCAACCACAATGCAGTTTGCAGGATTCCAGCCGAATTTGGAGTCTTGTACATTGCTTGTTGAGACATTTGGGCAAGTTGGTGATCCTGATCAGGCAAGGAACAACTTTGACTATTTGATTAGGCTTGGACACAAGCCTGATGACAGGTGCACTGCAGGCATGATTGCAGCTTATGAGAAAAAGAATATGTTGGATAAGGCTCTCAAACTTTTGTTAGAGCTCGAGAAGGATGGCTTCGAGCCTGGACTTGCTACCGACACTGTCCTTGTCGATTGGTTGGGGAAATTGCAGCTGGTTGATGAGGTTGAGCAGCTATTGGGCAGGATTGCTGAGCAGGGCGAGGCTCCTCCTCTCAAGATTCAAGTTAGCCTTTGTGATATGTATGCAAGGGCTGGGGTCGAGAGGAAGGCTCTTCAGGCTTTGGGGGTTGTGGAAGCCAAGAAGGAGCAATTGGGGTTGCATGATTTTGAAAGGGTTGTAGGCGGGCTTATAGCTGGTGGGTTTGTGCAGGAGGCTCAAAGGGTACATAGGTTGATGGAGGCCCAGGGCTTTGCTTCAGAACATCTAAAGGTTGCGCTAACGGCATCTCAAGCTTTTTCCCGCAAGAGACCATCGAAATAG
- the LOC118062138 gene encoding CBS domain-containing protein CBSX3, mitochondrial has product MEGLVRGIRSCQETLRVAILKHPRYRRNIFSRFGRVTSSLPVREKGLENLKVADVLMTKGEDKIGTWLWCRTTDSVYDAVENMAKNNIGSLVVLKPGEQELVAGIITERDYMRKIIAQGRSSKYTRVGEIMTDENKLVTVTSDTSILQAMQLMTDHHIRHVPVIDGKIVGMVSIVDVVRAVVEQQGGELKRLNEFIKGEYY; this is encoded by the exons ATGGAAGGACTTGTCCGAGGAATAAGATCTTGCCAGGAAACCCTCAGAGTTGCAATTCTAAAGCATCCCCGTTATAGAAGAAACATATTTTCACGTTTTGGACGCGTTACATCCTCTCTTCCAGTGCGAGAGAAAGGACTAGAGAATCTAAAAGTGGCAGATGTGCTGATGACAAAGGGAGAAGACAAAATTGGCACCTGGCTCTGGTGCCGCACCACCGATTCTGTCTATGATGCTGTGGAGAAT ATGGCAAAGAATAATATTGGGTCATTGGTTGTCCTAAAGCCAGGAGAACAAGAACTTGTTGCAGGAATTATCACAGAGAGAG ACTATATGAGGAAGATAATAGCACAAGGGAGATCATCTAAATACACAAGAGTCGGGGAAATTATGACTGATGAG AACAAATTAGTGACAGTGACATCTGACACCAGcattctacaagcaatgcagcTGATGACAG ATCATCATATTCGGCATGTTCCGGTCATAGACGGAAAGATAGTTGGGATGGTTTCCATTGTAGATGTGGTTCGAGCTGTGGTAGAACAGCAAGGTGGAGAATTGAAGCGGCTGAATGAGTTCATTAAAGGAGAATACTATTAG
- the LOC118062136 gene encoding uncharacterized protein: protein MADQRPFRFRLPWLSAPVAPAPRPTAEPQPPRPTVQIQAPAWPTTTIPIQRPPFRPAGIAPAPTPTTRITAQVRTEPQPPPRAAAESQATSQLSSPSRATIPTRAGSEPAPPSRETRAASVPPSPFRATPQSRAASVPPSPSRATTQTQAASQTQSPSRATPQSRAASVPPSPSRTTSQPRTAALAVQQPESPTRLASRVPGKTSSQPSSSSKIATQVQPTVSRSPSKKLQLATQETSQPPPTSTQSATQQEETNPAISFPLSQVPQEKKEIRAENVSLRQQQEEPVQASGAVRAAAATPTPTSVAALEIPAASQKSDSNTIGPDHPMTLSEQLKNIKEDIFETKKTTVSSNGETAKSARARHAMGESHQKPSMSNGEKVPLHKEIREDISKFVHKLGMEHIKHPIVEKPVSIVTLAGENIGASMYEGFEPTRRDGSVHNHHGYKINPDESSENPTDGEGSSKGGKSKDLLTKEDPAMKAYINSNTQSVNNSILFESSLNERSPGVQLYLSHNDEEPSEYSAKPGPLETHKAEFKVTPAEMLTYEPTVK from the coding sequence ATGGCAGACCAGAGGCCATTCCGCTTTCGGCTCCCTTGGTTGTCAGCACCCGTCGCTCCTGCTCCACGTCCTACAGCTGAACCCCAACCTCCTCGTCCTACAGTTCAAATTCAAGCCCCAGCCTGGCCAACCACCACAATCCCCATTCAGCGGCCACCTTTTCGACCAGCAGGGATAGCCCCAGCACCAACTCCTACCACTCGGATTACGGCACAAGTACGAACTGAACCTCAGCCACCACCTCGCGCGGCTGCTGAATCCCAAGCCACTTCTCAACTATCATCACCATCTCGTGCAACAATCCCAACACGAGCTGGTTCAGAGCCAGCACCACCATCTCGAGAAACACGGGCTGCCTCTGTGCCACCGTCACCATTTCGTGCAACTCCACAATCAAGAGCTGCATCAGTGCCCCCATCACCCTCTCGTGCAACAACCCAAACCCAAGCTGCCTCCCAAACCCAGTCACCATCTCGTGCAACTCCTCAATCAAGAGCTGCATCTGTGCCACCTTCTCCTTCTCGCACCACTTCCCAGCCCCGGACAGCAGCACTGGCAGTCCAACAACCTGAATCTCCAACTCGTTTGGCCTCTCGAGTTCCAGGTAAAACATCCTCACagccctcttcttcttctaagaTAGCTACCCAAGTGCAGCCAACAGTTTCCCGGTCCCCATCAAAGAAATTGCAGCTAGCAACACAAGAGACCTCTCAGCCTCCACCCACATCCACTCAATCCGCCACTcaacaagaagaaacaaatcCAGCAATATCCTTCCCCTTGTCACAAGTGcctcaagaaaagaaagaaatcagaGCAGAGAATGTCTCTCTAcgacaacaacaagaagagccTGTACAAGCATCAGGTGCTGtgagagcagcagcagcaacaccaACACCAACTTCTGTGGCAGCACTTGAGATACCTGCAGCATCACAAAAATCAGATTCTAACACCATAGGTCCTGATCATCCTATGACTCTTTCAGAACAGCTGAAAAACATAAAGGAAGACATTTTTGAAACGAAAAAGACTACTGTTAGCTCAAATGGGGAAACTGCCAAATCTGCAAGAGCCCGGCATGCAATGGGCGAATCTCATCAAAAACCATCCATGTCCAATGGAGAAAAGGTTCCCTTGCACAAAGAAATCAGGGAAGACATTTCCAAGTTTGTTCACAAGCTGGGAATGGAGCACATAAAGCATCCCATAGTTGAAAAGCCTGTCAGCATTGTAACTCTAGCAGGTGAAAACATAGGAGCTTCAATGTACGAGGGCTTTGAACCAACAAGAAGGGATGGATCGGTCCACAACCATCATGGTTATAAGATCAATCCAGATGAGAGCAGCGAAAATCCTACTGATGGAGAAGGAAGCTCGAAGGGTGGAAAGTCCAAAGATCTGCTGACAAAAGAAGATCCAGCAATGAAGGCATATATCAACAGTAATACACAAAGTGTCAATAACTCGATTTTGTTTGAAAGTTCACTAAACGAAAGAAGTCCTGGTGTACAGCTGTATCTCTCTCATAACGATGAAGAACCCAGTGAGTACAGTGCTAAACCAGGTCCTCTCGAGACGCACAAGGCTGAATTCAAAGTCACCCCTGCTGAGATGCTTACTTATGAACCGACAGTAAAATGA